The following proteins come from a genomic window of Streptomyces sp. NBC_00539:
- a CDS encoding aldo/keto reductase has protein sequence MEQRHLGRTGLRVSRIGLGTLTWGRSAEGPDEAGAAEQLKTFWEAGGTLVDTADVYGGGEAEYLLGQLVGKLVPRRELVIATKAGSVRDPDRRCDGSRGHLLAALDDSLARLETDYVDLWQVHAFDPNTPLEETLQALDLAVSSGRARYAGVAGFSGWQLAKAATWQLAAPGARTRLASTQMEYSLLQRGVEREVLPAALDLGVGLLPSSPLGRGVLTGKYRAGTPTDSRGASQSLAAFVDPYLDEASGRIVDAVATAAHGLAVTPLQVALAWVRDRPGVVAPIVGARTPAQLGAALSVEALSLPEEICRALDDVSAPVHRYPDQDWSTL, from the coding sequence ATGGAGCAGAGGCATCTCGGCCGCACCGGCCTGCGCGTGTCCCGGATCGGCCTCGGCACCCTGACCTGGGGCCGGTCCGCGGAGGGACCGGACGAGGCGGGCGCCGCAGAACAGTTGAAGACCTTCTGGGAGGCGGGCGGCACCCTCGTCGACACCGCCGACGTGTACGGGGGCGGGGAGGCGGAGTACCTCCTCGGGCAGCTCGTGGGGAAGCTGGTGCCGCGCCGGGAGCTGGTGATCGCCACCAAGGCGGGCTCCGTGCGGGACCCGGACCGGCGGTGCGACGGCTCGCGCGGGCACCTCCTGGCGGCGTTGGACGACTCCCTGGCCCGGCTGGAGACCGATTACGTGGACCTGTGGCAGGTGCACGCCTTCGATCCGAACACCCCGCTGGAGGAGACCCTCCAGGCGCTGGACCTCGCCGTCAGCAGCGGCCGGGCCAGGTACGCCGGGGTGGCGGGGTTCAGCGGCTGGCAACTGGCGAAAGCGGCCACCTGGCAGCTCGCCGCCCCCGGCGCGCGGACCCGGCTCGCCTCCACGCAGATGGAGTACTCGCTGCTCCAGCGGGGCGTGGAGCGGGAGGTGCTACCGGCCGCGCTGGACCTCGGCGTGGGCCTGCTGCCGTCCTCCCCGCTGGGCCGGGGCGTGCTGACGGGGAAGTACCGGGCCGGTACGCCGACGGACTCGCGGGGCGCGTCGCAGAGCCTGGCCGCCTTCGTGGACCCGTACCTGGACGAGGCGTCGGGCCGGATCGTGGATGCGGTGGCGACGGCCGCGCACGGACTGGCGGTGACCCCGCTCCAGGTCGCGCTGGCGTGGGTGCGGGACCGGCCGGGAGTGGTCGCGCCGATCGTCGGCGCGCGTACGCCGGCGCAGCTCGGGGCGGCGCTGTCAGTGGAGGCCCTTAGTCTTCCGGAGGAGATCTGCCGGGCGCTGGACGACGTGTCGGCGCCCGTGCACCGCTACCCCGATCAGGACTGGAGCACGCTGTGA
- a CDS encoding LLM class F420-dependent oxidoreductase yields the protein MRLGINLGYWGAGMDGDNLAVAQEADRLGYDVCWAAEAYGSDAATVLAWVAAQTERIDVGSAIFQIPARQPAMTAMTAATLDSLTKGRFRLGLGVSGPQVSEGWYGVKFDKPLARTREYVEIVRKAMSRERLSYDGQHWTLPLPGGPGKPIKLTVHPEREHIPLYIAAIGPKNLEQTGEIADGALLIFPAAEHLEETALRHIRAGREKAGLTMDGFDVCPTVPLAVGDDVNALADTFRPYTALYVGGMGSPKQNFYNQLAQRMGYEKEAAEIQDKYLGGDKAGAAAAVPHSLIDSTTLLGSVERIADGMRAYADAGVTTLTLAPAGFTLDERITALRAGVQALEHAGLA from the coding sequence ATGCGGCTCGGCATCAATCTCGGTTACTGGGGTGCGGGCATGGACGGCGACAACCTCGCCGTCGCCCAGGAGGCCGACCGCCTCGGCTACGACGTCTGCTGGGCCGCCGAGGCCTACGGCTCCGACGCCGCCACGGTCCTGGCCTGGGTCGCGGCCCAGACCGAGCGGATCGACGTCGGCTCGGCGATCTTCCAGATCCCGGCGCGCCAGCCCGCGATGACGGCCATGACCGCCGCCACCCTCGACTCCCTCACCAAGGGCCGCTTCCGGCTCGGCCTCGGCGTCTCCGGACCGCAGGTCTCCGAGGGCTGGTACGGCGTGAAGTTCGACAAGCCGCTCGCCCGGACCCGCGAGTACGTGGAGATCGTCCGCAAGGCCATGAGCCGCGAGCGCCTCTCCTACGACGGGCAGCACTGGACCCTCCCGCTGCCCGGCGGCCCCGGCAAGCCGATCAAGCTGACCGTGCACCCCGAGCGCGAACACATCCCGCTCTACATCGCCGCCATCGGACCGAAGAACCTGGAGCAGACCGGCGAGATCGCCGACGGGGCCCTGCTGATCTTCCCCGCCGCCGAGCACCTGGAGGAGACCGCGCTGCGCCACATCCGCGCGGGCCGTGAGAAGGCCGGGCTGACGATGGACGGCTTCGACGTCTGCCCCACCGTGCCCCTCGCCGTGGGCGACGACGTGAACGCCCTCGCCGACACGTTCCGCCCGTACACCGCCCTGTACGTCGGCGGTATGGGCAGCCCGAAGCAGAACTTCTACAACCAGCTCGCGCAGCGCATGGGCTACGAGAAGGAAGCCGCCGAGATCCAGGACAAGTACCTGGGCGGCGACAAGGCGGGAGCCGCCGCGGCGGTCCCGCACTCGCTGATCGACTCGACCACCCTGCTCGGCTCGGTGGAGCGGATCGCGGACGGGATGCGCGCCTACGCCGACGCCGGGGTCACCACCCTCACGCTCGCCCCGGCCGGGTTCACCCTGGACGAGCGGATCACCGCCCTACGGGCCGGCGTACAGGCCCTGGAACACGCAGGCCTGGCCTGA